In a single window of the Bacteroidota bacterium genome:
- a CDS encoding SMP-30/gluconolactonase/LRE family protein — protein sequence MNPIRQKLFLLIVLAAVGATGCVSIPKGPLNGGKQIAVGPGTEDLILDDFGDRPRILISCDDRRHGVHSQFGAICSYDPATGKVDTLRMKEYPHGLAFRPHGIDLQQIGERLHLFVVCHDDTAGHHWIADFQVDGNDLLWVQNFHSGMLTSPNGVAAMPSGDLYVTNDHLKRGDNAESLFKKKVAEIIHFRPDRSDEVAYKGIAYGNGITQRNGYVYVAATVENAIYRFKVNTDGTLGDKTRIAKVKGPDNLRWDGDDLLVACHLRLLKFLAHAKNAKKRSPTTVYRIQPGNMKPIAVYGDKGKTISGGSTALMFKDRLFVSQVFENWIVEVQK from the coding sequence GTGAATCCGATTCGACAAAAACTGTTCCTGCTGATTGTCCTGGCCGCCGTCGGCGCGACAGGCTGTGTTTCCATTCCAAAAGGACCGCTCAATGGCGGGAAACAAATTGCCGTCGGCCCGGGAACCGAAGATTTGATTTTGGATGATTTCGGCGATCGTCCACGCATTTTGATTTCCTGCGATGATCGCCGCCATGGCGTTCATTCGCAGTTTGGCGCCATTTGCAGCTATGATCCGGCGACAGGAAAAGTGGATACCCTACGAATGAAAGAATACCCTCACGGATTGGCATTCCGGCCACACGGCATTGATTTGCAGCAAATTGGGGAGCGGTTGCATCTATTTGTCGTCTGCCACGACGACACTGCCGGCCACCACTGGATCGCTGATTTTCAAGTAGATGGCAACGATTTACTTTGGGTGCAAAATTTCCATTCGGGAATGCTCACGTCCCCAAATGGCGTTGCTGCGATGCCAAGCGGGGATTTGTATGTGACCAACGACCATCTCAAACGCGGAGACAACGCTGAGTCCCTCTTCAAGAAAAAAGTCGCCGAAATCATCCATTTCCGCCCGGATCGCAGCGATGAAGTGGCTTACAAAGGTATTGCCTACGGCAATGGCATCACGCAACGCAACGGCTACGTGTACGTGGCTGCCACCGTTGAAAATGCTATTTACAGATTCAAAGTCAACACAGACGGGACTTTGGGTGACAAAACCAGGATCGCAAAGGTCAAAGGACCCGACAATTTGCGCTGGGATGGGGACGACCTGCTGGTAGCCTGCCATTTGCGCCTTTTGAAATTTCTTGCACACGCTAAAAATGCAAAAAAGCGCAGTCCCACAACTGTTTACCGCATTCAGCCGGGAAATATGAAACCGATTGCTGTCTATGGCGACAAGGGTAAAACGATTTCTGGCGGATCCACAGCCTTGATGTTCAAGGACCGATTGTTCGTGAGCCAAGTGTTTGAAAACTGGATCGTTGAGGTCCAAAAGTAA